CATTGATTGAAGCCTTAGCCGAACAATACAGTGCCCAACATTCAGGTCAGTTTATTAACGTCCAGGGTGGTGGTTCTGGGACTGGTTTAAGCCAGATTCAAGAAGGTGCCGTTCAGATGGGTAATTCTGATCTATTTGCAGAAGAAAAAGCTGGCATTAAAGCGGCTAAATTAGTCGATCATAAAGTAGCCGTTGTCGGTATTACACCAGTAATTAACAAAAAAATTGGCGTTAAGAATTTAACATTGACGCAATTGGCTAAAATCTTTAGCGGCGAAATTACGAACTGGCAACAAGTCGGTGGGCCTGATCAAGAAGTGGTCTTGGTCAACCGAGCACAAGGTAGCGGGACGCGGTCAACCTTTGAACAATGGGTAATGGGTAATCGCAAGACAAAACCAGCGCAAGAACAAGATTCAACTGGGATGGTCCGCTCAATCGTGGCCAATACACCGGGGGCGATTAGTTATCTAGCCTTTTCTTACGTTGATCATACGGTTGCTACCCTTAAAATCGACGGCGTTGCACCAGATGATCAAAACGTCATGAATAATACTTGGCCAATCTGGTCGTACGAACATGTTTACACTAAAGGTCAACCAACGGGATTAACTAAGGCCTTCTTGGCTTATGTCCTATCAGATGAGGTTCAAAACAAACAAGTTAGCAAAATGGGTTACATCCCAGTCGCACAAATGCAAGTTGAACGGTCGTTAGACGGCACAATTACGAAGGTTAAGTAGGTGGCAAAAATGGATCCAATTAAGGCAAGTTTACTGAAAAAATCACGGGCGGCGAAAACCGAAAGCCGAGGAAAATTAATCAGTTTATTGTGTATCAGTTTAATCGTTTTTATCGTTCTGGCTATTTTTTACTTTGTGGCTTCTAAAGGATTGGCAACCTTCTTTAAGGATAAGGTCAGTCTAGGGCGCTTTTTAACCCAAAGTGATTGGAATCCAAGTCTTAAGGATAGTCATGGTCGGCCAGAAGTTGGGGCGCTTCCCATGATTATGGGCTCGTTTGGTGTGACGTTCTTGGCAGCCTTATTGGCAACCCCATTTGCTATTGGCGCCGGAATCTTCATGACAGAAATTTCACCTAAACGGGGCGAAAAGATTTTACAACCCGTTATGGAATTATTGGTTGGGATTCCATCTGTTGTTTACGGTTTTATCGGGTTATCAGTGGTTGTGCCAACAATGCGCCATATCTTTGGCGGTAGTGGTTTTGGGATTTTAGCCGGAACCTGTGTGTTGTTCATCATGATTTTACCAACGGTAACCTCAATGACCGTTGATGCTTTGAAGAGTGTGCCACGGCACTATCGGGAAGCTTCATTGGCACTAGGAGCCACGCGTTGGCAAACCACTTGGAAGGTCGTTTTAAAAGCAGCGACCCCCGGGATTTTAACTGGGGTCGTCTTCGGGATGGCACGGGCGTTTGGTGAAGCACTGGCCGTTCAAATGGTGATCGGGAATGCGGCCTTAATGCCACATAACTTGATTTCACCGGCCTCAACATTAACCAGTGTCTTGACAATGGGTATTGGGAACACCGTTATGGGCTCACTTGCCAATAACGCCTTATGGTCATTGGCACTGCTCTTATTATTAATGTCACTATTATTTAACTTATTAGTTCGTTTAATTGGTCGGAAGGGAGCAATGGGTCGCTAATGGATGCAAAAAAATGGGATAAAGTTGCAACCGGCGTTTTAACACTAATCGCTGGCTTAATTGTTTTATTATTGGCAAGTTTACTAGGTTACATTTTGATTCGCGGATTACCGCACGTGACTTGGCAATTCTTGACGAACCCAGCGTCAACCTTTACAAAAGGTGGCGGGATTGGTGTTCAACTTTTTAATTCATTCTACCTATTGGTAATTGCCATGGTGATTTCCGTACCACTTTCGATTGGTGCTGGGATTTACCTCGCTGAATATGCGCCTAAAAACTGGGTCACGAATGTCGTCCGGACGGCAATTGAAGTTTTAAGCTCTTTACCATCAGTCGTGGTTGGTTTGTTTGGTTTCTTAGTCTTCGTTATTCAATTCAAATTAGGTTTCTCAATTTTAGCGGGGGCTTTGGCCTTAACCGTCTTTAACTTACCATTGTTAACACGAAACGTGGAAGATGCTTTGAAATCAATCCACTTTACACAACGTGAAGCTGGCCTGGCGCTTGGCTTATCACGTTATGAAACGGTTAAACACGTCATTATTCCAGAAGCGTTACCCAATATTATTACGGGGATGATTTTAGGGGCCGGCCGGATTTTCGGTGAAGCGGCTGCTTTAATTTACACAGCAGGTCAAAGTGCGCCTTCATTGGATTTCACAAACTGGAACCCAATGTATATTGCAAGTCCTTTGAACCCAATGCGGCCAGCCGAAACATTGGCGGTGCATATTTGGAAGATTAATTCTGAAGGCATTATGCCGGATGCGACAGCTGTTTCAGCAGGTGCATCGGCCGTCTTGATTATCGCTGTCCTATTATTCAACTGGTTAGCACGGGTAATCGGCAAGCGCGTTTATCGCAAAATGACAGCAGCATAGGAGAAGTTTATGGCAGATTATGATTTAACAAAAACACATATCAAAAAATTAGCAGAACCTAAGCATGAAATTGCGTTGTCAACTGAAGACTTAAACGTCTACTATGGTGACAAACGCGCGATGCACGATGCGTCATTACAATTTGAACGTTATCGGATTACGGCTTTAATCGGGGCTTCCGGCTCTGGTAAATCAACGTATCTGCGGAGTTTAAACCGGATGAACGA
This DNA window, taken from Latilactobacillus sakei, encodes the following:
- a CDS encoding phosphate ABC transporter substrate-binding protein, which translates into the protein MRKRSVIGLLVTFVVLLLTGCQTKQNGQSVTAVGSSALQPLIEALAEQYSAQHSGQFINVQGGGSGTGLSQIQEGAVQMGNSDLFAEEKAGIKAAKLVDHKVAVVGITPVINKKIGVKNLTLTQLAKIFSGEITNWQQVGGPDQEVVLVNRAQGSGTRSTFEQWVMGNRKTKPAQEQDSTGMVRSIVANTPGAISYLAFSYVDHTVATLKIDGVAPDDQNVMNNTWPIWSYEHVYTKGQPTGLTKAFLAYVLSDEVQNKQVSKMGYIPVAQMQVERSLDGTITKVK
- the pstA gene encoding phosphate ABC transporter, permease protein PstA, which gives rise to MDAKKWDKVATGVLTLIAGLIVLLLASLLGYILIRGLPHVTWQFLTNPASTFTKGGGIGVQLFNSFYLLVIAMVISVPLSIGAGIYLAEYAPKNWVTNVVRTAIEVLSSLPSVVVGLFGFLVFVIQFKLGFSILAGALALTVFNLPLLTRNVEDALKSIHFTQREAGLALGLSRYETVKHVIIPEALPNIITGMILGAGRIFGEAAALIYTAGQSAPSLDFTNWNPMYIASPLNPMRPAETLAVHIWKINSEGIMPDATAVSAGASAVLIIAVLLFNWLARVIGKRVYRKMTAA
- the pstC gene encoding phosphate ABC transporter permease subunit PstC, which produces MDPIKASLLKKSRAAKTESRGKLISLLCISLIVFIVLAIFYFVASKGLATFFKDKVSLGRFLTQSDWNPSLKDSHGRPEVGALPMIMGSFGVTFLAALLATPFAIGAGIFMTEISPKRGEKILQPVMELLVGIPSVVYGFIGLSVVVPTMRHIFGGSGFGILAGTCVLFIMILPTVTSMTVDALKSVPRHYREASLALGATRWQTTWKVVLKAATPGILTGVVFGMARAFGEALAVQMVIGNAALMPHNLISPASTLTSVLTMGIGNTVMGSLANNALWSLALLLLLMSLLFNLLVRLIGRKGAMGR